A part of Nesterenkonia lutea genomic DNA contains:
- a CDS encoding bifunctional folylpolyglutamate synthase/dihydrofolate synthase — protein MAEELDQFSVASVYAELLSRAPENKMEPRMEPMFEAMDLLGEPNRSAPVIHITGTNGKTSTARMIEAGLLAHDIRVGRYTSPHLSSVTERICLDGQPVDDETFVRIWDEVRPFISMVDESLSGRGEVPLTYFECVTILAFAVFADAPVDVMVLEVGLGGITDATNVADGSVSVITPISLDHTELLGDDERDIALEKAGIIKEHGFLISAAQVPAAADVLLAQAREKAVPYRFEGVEFGVESRVPGVGGQQLSVSGLAGRYPDILLPLHGAHQAENFAVAVAALEAFIGGGTQELNIEHLRLAAENVTAPGRLETLRTGPSIIIDAAHNPAGIEASAQALKESFGLSRLVLVVGILQDKDAREMLTSLYKEYEGLVEDICFTQSTSPRAIPAGQLGSLALDVGYAEEDIYVTERLDDAIDWAVGRADQADPGLVGGVLITGSVTVVGEARTLLGAPEPT, from the coding sequence GTGGCAGAGGAACTCGATCAGTTCTCAGTGGCCAGCGTCTACGCTGAGCTGCTCTCCCGCGCGCCGGAGAACAAGATGGAACCGCGCATGGAGCCGATGTTCGAGGCGATGGACCTGCTGGGGGAGCCCAACAGGTCAGCCCCGGTCATCCACATCACCGGCACCAATGGCAAGACCTCCACGGCTCGGATGATCGAGGCTGGTCTGTTGGCCCACGACATCCGCGTGGGCCGCTACACCTCCCCGCATCTGTCCTCGGTGACAGAACGCATCTGCCTCGATGGACAGCCCGTGGATGACGAGACCTTCGTGCGGATCTGGGATGAGGTGCGCCCCTTCATCAGCATGGTCGATGAGTCGCTCAGCGGCCGCGGGGAGGTCCCGCTGACCTATTTCGAATGCGTGACCATCCTGGCCTTCGCCGTCTTCGCCGACGCGCCGGTCGATGTCATGGTGCTGGAGGTGGGCCTCGGCGGCATCACCGACGCGACCAATGTGGCCGACGGATCGGTCAGCGTGATCACTCCGATCAGCCTGGACCACACCGAGCTGCTGGGTGACGATGAGCGCGACATCGCGCTGGAGAAGGCCGGCATCATCAAGGAGCACGGCTTCCTCATCTCCGCCGCGCAGGTCCCCGCCGCCGCCGATGTGCTGCTTGCGCAGGCCCGGGAGAAGGCCGTGCCCTATCGCTTCGAAGGCGTCGAGTTCGGTGTGGAGTCCCGGGTCCCCGGAGTGGGCGGCCAGCAGCTGAGCGTCTCCGGCCTCGCCGGGCGCTACCCGGACATCCTGCTGCCGCTGCACGGCGCGCATCAGGCGGAGAACTTCGCTGTGGCCGTCGCCGCGCTGGAGGCGTTCATCGGCGGGGGCACTCAGGAGCTCAACATCGAGCACCTGCGGCTCGCCGCAGAGAACGTCACGGCCCCGGGACGCCTGGAGACCCTGCGGACAGGTCCCAGCATCATCATCGATGCCGCCCACAACCCGGCGGGGATCGAGGCCAGCGCGCAGGCGCTGAAGGAGAGCTTCGGCCTGTCCCGGCTGGTGCTGGTGGTGGGGATCCTGCAGGACAAGGACGCACGCGAGATGCTCACCTCGCTCTACAAGGAGTATGAAGGGCTGGTCGAGGACATCTGCTTCACACAGTCCACGTCGCCGCGGGCCATACCCGCCGGGCAGCTCGGCTCCCTCGCACTGGATGTGGGCTACGCAGAAGAAGACATCTACGTCACCGAACGGCTGGACGACGCCATCGACTGGGCGGTCGGACGCGCGGACCAGGCCGACCCCGGGCTGGTCGGGGGAGTGCTGATCACCGGATCTGTCACCGTGGTCGGTGAGGCGCGCACGCTGCTGGGCGCACCCGAGCCGACATGA
- the ileS gene encoding isoleucine--tRNA ligase has protein sequence MTENSSPVYPRASAPSGGQRRVPASPRFPKIEEGILAEWEQDGTFQASIENRPPEDSTGEPNEFVFYDGPPFANGLPHYGHLLTGYVKDLVARYQTQRGRRVERRFGWDTHGLPAELTAMKELGMTDKAEIEALGVDRFNDACRASVLKYTGEWESYVNRQARWVDFENDYKTLNVDYMESVIWAFKTLHEKGLTYQGFRVLPYCWKDETPLSNHELRMDDDVYKERQDPSVTVAFPITGGGRHGDALVGVNLLAWTTTPWTLPTNFSVAVGPEVQYVVVEAPADSPLPGRHMLAAELLGAYAKDLGFTDAEPGDATQTTAAEDAAAAVVARYPGTDLADLEYTPLWDYYTDTEAWGTQHAFRVLVEDYVTTTDGTGLVHQASAYGEEDQRSSEEAGIPVILSVDEGARFLPMFAQPTASGGTALAEIAGVQVFEANRIIINELKASGRLVREASYVHSYPHCWRCRNPLIYKAVTSWYVAVTQVKERMLELNEQINWIPGNVKHGQFGKWLENARDWSISRNRYWGSPLPVWVSDDPEHPRTEVYGSLEELKEAFGDYPRNAEGEPDLHRPWIDELTRPNPDDPTGRSTMRRVEDVLDVWFDSGSMQFAQVHYPFENSEWFAEHHPADFIVEYIGQTRGWFYTMHVLATALFDRPAFTNVISHGIVLGSDGQKMSKSLQNYPDVSEVLDRDGSDAMRWFLMASPILRGGNLVVTEEGIRESVRQVLLPMWNAWHFFALYANTADGGAGYQAKPVGAEDVASPLDRYILAATGDLVREVTASLDAYDVSSACESLRRFSDTLTNWYIRRSRSRFYAEDFAAYDVLYTVLETFARVAAPLLPLISEEIWRGLTGGRSVHLADWPDPEDYLRDERAVELMELTRTVSSAGSSLRKQANLRVRQPLAKLSVVVPQAEALEGTYQQIIADELNLKAVELLDATSTNPSDWGIGQQLVVNARAVGPRLGKQVQQAIKGAKSGDWSVESGTVTAGGLELFEGEYTLSTTVSEQLGESAVTVLDGIGGFLVLDTALTEELIAEGTARDLIRSIQQARKDADLQVSDRIETTVTAAPAVVAALQAHQQLVREETLTVDLHPVACETAAEPKIHVSVVEGAR, from the coding sequence ATGACTGAGAACAGCTCTCCCGTGTATCCACGCGCCTCTGCCCCCTCCGGCGGGCAGCGCAGGGTCCCAGCCTCCCCGCGGTTCCCCAAGATCGAAGAGGGAATCCTCGCGGAGTGGGAGCAGGACGGCACGTTCCAGGCCTCCATCGAGAACCGGCCCCCCGAGGACTCCACGGGGGAGCCGAACGAGTTCGTCTTCTATGACGGTCCCCCCTTCGCCAACGGACTGCCGCACTACGGGCATCTGCTGACCGGGTATGTCAAAGACCTCGTGGCCCGCTACCAGACTCAGCGGGGCCGCCGCGTGGAACGTCGCTTCGGCTGGGACACCCACGGGCTGCCTGCCGAGCTGACAGCCATGAAGGAACTCGGCATGACCGACAAGGCTGAGATCGAGGCGCTGGGCGTGGACAGGTTCAACGATGCCTGCCGTGCCTCAGTGCTGAAGTACACCGGGGAGTGGGAGTCCTACGTCAACCGTCAGGCCCGCTGGGTGGACTTCGAGAATGACTACAAGACCCTCAACGTCGACTACATGGAATCGGTCATCTGGGCCTTCAAGACGCTGCATGAGAAGGGCCTGACCTACCAGGGGTTCCGCGTGCTGCCGTACTGCTGGAAGGACGAGACCCCGCTGTCCAACCATGAGCTGCGCATGGACGACGACGTCTACAAGGAACGCCAGGATCCCTCGGTCACGGTCGCCTTCCCGATCACCGGCGGGGGGAGGCACGGGGATGCACTGGTCGGGGTCAATCTGCTGGCCTGGACCACCACCCCGTGGACCCTGCCCACCAACTTCTCAGTGGCCGTGGGACCGGAGGTCCAGTACGTGGTGGTCGAAGCCCCGGCCGATTCACCGCTGCCGGGTCGACATATGCTCGCCGCCGAGCTGCTCGGCGCCTATGCCAAGGACCTCGGCTTCACCGACGCCGAGCCCGGCGACGCGACCCAGACCACCGCGGCGGAAGACGCGGCCGCAGCCGTCGTCGCCCGCTATCCGGGCACGGACCTGGCGGACCTCGAGTACACCCCGCTGTGGGACTACTACACGGACACCGAGGCCTGGGGCACCCAGCACGCGTTCCGGGTGCTCGTGGAGGACTACGTCACGACCACCGATGGCACCGGTCTGGTCCACCAGGCCTCCGCGTACGGTGAGGAGGATCAGCGCTCCTCCGAGGAGGCCGGGATCCCGGTGATCCTCTCGGTGGACGAGGGCGCCCGGTTCCTGCCGATGTTCGCCCAGCCCACCGCCTCCGGCGGCACCGCGCTGGCGGAGATCGCCGGCGTTCAGGTCTTCGAGGCCAACCGCATCATCATCAATGAGCTTAAGGCCTCGGGCCGCCTGGTCCGCGAGGCGTCCTATGTGCACTCCTACCCGCACTGCTGGCGCTGCCGCAACCCGCTGATCTACAAGGCCGTGACGTCCTGGTACGTGGCGGTGACCCAGGTCAAGGAGCGGATGCTCGAGCTCAACGAACAGATCAACTGGATCCCGGGCAACGTCAAGCACGGTCAGTTCGGCAAGTGGCTGGAGAACGCACGGGACTGGTCCATCTCCCGCAACCGCTACTGGGGCAGCCCGCTGCCGGTCTGGGTCTCGGACGACCCCGAGCACCCGCGCACCGAGGTCTACGGTTCTCTGGAGGAGCTCAAAGAGGCCTTCGGCGACTATCCGCGCAACGCCGAGGGCGAACCGGATCTGCACCGTCCCTGGATCGATGAGCTCACCCGGCCGAACCCCGACGACCCGACCGGGCGCTCCACGATGCGCCGCGTGGAGGATGTCCTCGACGTCTGGTTCGACTCCGGGTCCATGCAGTTCGCCCAGGTGCACTACCCGTTCGAGAACTCCGAGTGGTTCGCCGAGCACCACCCGGCGGATTTCATCGTCGAATACATCGGCCAGACCCGCGGCTGGTTCTACACCATGCACGTCCTCGCCACCGCGCTCTTCGACCGCCCCGCCTTCACCAATGTGATCAGCCACGGGATCGTGCTGGGCTCCGACGGGCAGAAGATGTCCAAATCCCTGCAGAACTATCCGGACGTCTCCGAGGTCCTGGACCGCGACGGCTCCGACGCCATGCGCTGGTTCCTGATGGCCAGTCCGATCCTGCGCGGCGGCAATCTCGTGGTCACTGAGGAGGGCATCCGGGAGAGCGTCCGCCAGGTGCTGCTGCCGATGTGGAACGCGTGGCACTTCTTCGCGCTCTACGCCAACACTGCTGATGGCGGTGCCGGTTACCAGGCGAAACCAGTGGGAGCCGAGGACGTCGCCAGCCCGCTTGACCGCTATATCCTGGCCGCCACCGGCGACCTGGTCCGCGAAGTCACCGCCTCGCTGGACGCCTACGACGTCTCGAGCGCCTGTGAGTCGCTGCGCCGGTTCTCCGACACGCTGACCAACTGGTACATCCGCCGCTCGCGCTCGCGCTTCTACGCCGAGGACTTCGCCGCATATGACGTGCTCTACACGGTGCTGGAGACCTTCGCTCGGGTGGCCGCCCCGCTCCTGCCGCTGATCAGCGAGGAGATCTGGCGCGGTCTGACCGGAGGCCGCTCGGTCCACCTGGCCGACTGGCCTGACCCGGAGGACTACCTGCGCGACGAGCGCGCAGTGGAGCTGATGGAGCTGACCCGCACGGTGAGCTCCGCCGGCTCCTCGCTGCGGAAGCAGGCCAACCTCCGGGTGCGCCAGCCGCTGGCCAAGCTCAGCGTCGTGGTGCCGCAGGCCGAGGCGCTGGAGGGCACCTATCAGCAGATCATCGCCGACGAGCTCAATCTCAAAGCGGTGGAGCTGCTCGACGCCACCTCCACGAATCCCTCGGACTGGGGGATCGGCCAGCAGCTGGTGGTCAATGCCCGCGCCGTCGGACCTCGCCTGGGCAAACAGGTGCAGCAGGCCATCAAGGGGGCGAAGTCCGGGGACTGGTCAGTGGAGTCCGGAACGGTCACCGCAGGCGGTCTCGAACTCTTCGAGGGCGAATACACCCTGAGCACCACGGTCTCCGAGCAGCTGGGGGAGAGCGCCGTCACCGTCCTGGACGGGATCGGCGGCTTCCTGGTCCTGGACACGGCGCTGACCGAGGAGCTGATCGCCGAGGGCACGGCGCGTGACCTGATCCGCAGCATCCAGCAGGCCCGCAAGGACGCTGATCTGCAGGTCTCGGACCGGATCGAGACCACCGTCACCGCCGCGCCGGCTGTCGTGGCGGCGCTGCAGGCACACCAGCAGCTCGTCCGTGAGGAGACCCTCACGGTGGATCTGCACCCCGTTGCCTGCGAGACTGCAGCAGAGCCCAAGATTCATGTGTCCGTCGTCGAAGGAGCCCGGTAG
- a CDS encoding sodium:solute symporter family protein, whose translation MNEATAVQFGAVTVVLLLVAFYGGTYLISHRIRKKKENADEYMTAGNKIGFGISAASMTATWIWASSMYASAEAGYTYGISGPIHYGLWGALMILFIYPFGKRIREVAPKAHSIAEVMYARHGRSSQLMLAGSNVVGSLISLMSNFIAGGVLIAMLSPFTFIQGVLTVAAGVLLYTLWSGFRASVLTDFIQVMAMFGAVAVIIPFIFIAADFPSAFETGTQNLSSQQQSFFSSEAFLNQGAPYIAAVLAYAIGNQTIAQRLFAVRQDLIKPTFITATIGYGAMVIGVGMFGVMALYLGFEPTGGDLNNIIPEMAASYLPAVLLAVFFVMIIGALSSTADSDLAAMSSIMMADVYGQNVAGKGKASPKTMLVVGRVTMLLATAAAVSLASLELSILDLLVFVGALWGALVFPVLASFYWKKVTNKAFTVSVLAALACFVPVRFEWIPLSGVVGLFVDVLSVIGIAVILGLMSFGFFGVKVAKVVAVVAAVVSAPFVIGFLHDYATLSASLVAYAVSTVVCWAMSVRGSAEFDFALIAQRTGDFDDDHAATPSAETDDTTPTAPEPNPVGDRR comes from the coding sequence GTGAATGAAGCGACTGCGGTGCAGTTCGGTGCGGTGACAGTGGTCCTGCTGCTGGTGGCCTTCTACGGAGGGACATACCTGATCTCACACCGGATCAGGAAGAAGAAGGAGAACGCCGACGAGTACATGACCGCGGGCAACAAGATCGGCTTCGGGATCTCGGCTGCGAGCATGACCGCCACCTGGATCTGGGCCTCCTCCATGTATGCCTCGGCCGAGGCCGGCTACACCTATGGCATCTCCGGACCCATCCACTATGGCCTGTGGGGCGCGCTGATGATCCTGTTCATCTACCCCTTCGGAAAACGCATCCGCGAGGTCGCCCCGAAGGCTCACAGCATCGCCGAGGTCATGTACGCCCGGCATGGACGCTCGAGCCAGCTGATGCTCGCCGGATCCAATGTGGTGGGCAGCCTGATCTCGCTGATGTCCAACTTCATCGCCGGGGGCGTGCTCATCGCGATGCTCTCTCCCTTCACCTTCATCCAGGGCGTGCTGACCGTGGCGGCCGGGGTGCTGCTCTACACGCTGTGGTCCGGCTTCCGTGCCTCGGTGCTGACCGACTTCATCCAGGTCATGGCGATGTTCGGGGCCGTCGCCGTGATCATTCCGTTCATCTTCATCGCCGCAGACTTCCCGTCCGCCTTCGAAACGGGAACACAGAACCTCTCCTCGCAGCAGCAGAGCTTCTTCTCCAGCGAGGCGTTCCTGAATCAGGGAGCACCGTACATCGCGGCGGTGCTGGCCTACGCGATCGGCAACCAGACCATCGCCCAGCGACTCTTCGCCGTGCGCCAGGATCTGATCAAGCCCACCTTCATCACCGCGACCATCGGCTACGGCGCAATGGTCATCGGTGTGGGCATGTTCGGCGTGATGGCCCTCTATCTGGGATTCGAACCCACCGGCGGCGACCTCAACAACATCATCCCGGAGATGGCCGCGAGCTACCTGCCGGCGGTGCTGCTGGCAGTCTTCTTCGTGATGATCATCGGAGCACTCTCCTCCACCGCCGACTCGGATCTGGCCGCGATGTCCTCGATCATGATGGCCGACGTGTATGGCCAGAACGTGGCGGGCAAGGGGAAGGCCAGCCCGAAGACGATGCTGGTCGTGGGGCGGGTCACCATGCTCCTCGCCACCGCTGCGGCGGTGAGCCTCGCCAGCCTGGAGCTGAGCATCCTCGATCTGCTGGTGTTCGTCGGCGCGCTCTGGGGCGCGCTCGTCTTCCCGGTCCTGGCCAGCTTCTACTGGAAGAAGGTCACCAACAAGGCGTTCACCGTCTCGGTGCTCGCCGCGCTGGCCTGCTTCGTGCCGGTGCGCTTCGAATGGATCCCGCTCTCCGGGGTGGTCGGGCTCTTCGTCGATGTGCTCTCGGTGATCGGGATCGCGGTGATCCTGGGGCTGATGTCCTTCGGCTTCTTCGGCGTGAAGGTGGCCAAGGTGGTCGCGGTGGTGGCCGCCGTCGTCTCAGCGCCCTTCGTGATCGGGTTCCTGCATGACTACGCCACGCTCAGCGCCTCGCTTGTCGCCTATGCGGTCAGCACCGTCGTCTGCTGGGCCATGTCAGTGCGCGGCAGCGCGGAGTTCGACTTCGCACTGATCGCGCAGCGGACCGGCGACTTCGACGACGACCACGCCGCGACCCCGTCCGCCGAGACAGACGACACGACACCCACCGCACCCGAACCGAACCCAGTAGGAGACCGACGATGA
- a CDS encoding DUF4233 domain-containing protein: MPRQTRAQREWRPGQVKAPRSVKTLFASTVLCLEGVLMFFFSLAAWGLNQNEWYAWWLLGGSLLLGLVLILTCAVLQRPGGFVLGWVLQFVMLFGFIAVALVTSTGLIVPLAALPGVAFMVCWWYAVNKGEQLDDEKMERFRAEEALAQEGTSEENKDD; encoded by the coding sequence ATGCCCAGACAGACCCGTGCACAGCGCGAATGGCGCCCTGGGCAGGTCAAGGCCCCACGATCGGTGAAGACGCTGTTCGCCTCCACTGTGCTGTGCCTGGAGGGGGTGCTGATGTTCTTCTTCAGCCTCGCGGCCTGGGGGCTGAACCAGAATGAGTGGTATGCCTGGTGGCTGCTGGGCGGATCGCTGCTTCTGGGGCTGGTCCTGATCCTGACCTGCGCCGTGCTGCAGCGTCCCGGCGGCTTCGTGCTCGGCTGGGTGCTGCAGTTCGTGATGCTCTTCGGCTTCATCGCCGTGGCGCTGGTGACCAGCACCGGTCTGATCGTCCCGCTCGCGGCGCTTCCCGGCGTGGCCTTCATGGTCTGCTGGTGGTACGCCGTGAACAAGGGCGAGCAGCTGGATGACGAGAAGATGGAGAGATTCCGGGCGGAAGAAGCCCTGGCACAAGAAGGCACTAGTGAGGAGAACAAAGATGACTGA